One genomic region from Yersinia canariae encodes:
- the eptA gene encoding phosphoethanolamine transferase EptA: MNVRYKLQCNGLVFILATALFFTLFQNALFIDKAWSLIHFDSSDSYLFAATIPVVIFCALNIIFSLLAVPVLRKPLIIIFLLGGAAANYFMFSYGAVIDANMMQNAFETNSQEATALFTPRMALWLLILGIFPAIVICFVHIRATRPWWYMLGLRVTNILISTVIIMLVATLFYKDYASLIRNNKSIVKMLTPSNFVSGSFQFAKHKYFASNMSLVTIGEDAHKGPLISGQPKKTLVILVVGETARAENFSLGGYERETNPRLQKQDVIYFQKASSCGTETAVSVPCMFSNMSRKNYDATLASHQEGLMDILAHAGLNVLWRENDGGCKGACDRIPHQDVTQLQLTVECENGVCLDNALLYKLDDYINGLQGDAVIVLHQMGSHGPAYHRRSTAETRQFSPTCDSNQIQDCTSQELVNTYDNSILYTDAMLDSTVKLLQQHNNKFNTALVYLSDHGESLGENGLYLHGTPYMFAPSQQTHIPFLMWLSPEYTKNYGINRQCVADSAQHDEISQDNLFHTLLGMMNIQTTEYQSGMDLLQKCRSEG, encoded by the coding sequence ATGAATGTTCGATATAAGTTACAGTGTAACGGATTGGTTTTTATTTTAGCCACGGCGCTGTTTTTTACTCTTTTCCAGAATGCACTGTTTATTGATAAAGCCTGGTCGCTCATTCACTTTGACAGCAGTGACAGCTACTTATTTGCCGCGACCATTCCGGTCGTTATTTTCTGCGCCCTCAATATCATTTTTAGTCTATTAGCGGTGCCAGTGCTGCGCAAACCGCTCATTATTATATTTCTATTAGGCGGCGCGGCAGCTAACTATTTTATGTTCAGTTACGGTGCTGTCATTGACGCCAATATGATGCAGAACGCGTTTGAAACCAATTCACAGGAAGCCACCGCCCTTTTCACTCCGCGCATGGCCTTGTGGCTGCTGATATTGGGTATTTTCCCGGCCATTGTTATCTGTTTTGTGCATATCAGGGCAACCCGCCCTTGGTGGTATATGTTGGGGCTGCGTGTAACCAACATACTGATATCAACTGTCATTATCATGCTCGTCGCCACACTGTTTTATAAAGATTACGCCTCACTTATCCGTAATAATAAAAGTATCGTTAAGATGCTGACGCCATCCAATTTTGTCAGCGGTAGTTTTCAGTTTGCTAAACATAAATATTTCGCCAGTAATATGTCACTCGTGACAATCGGAGAAGATGCCCATAAAGGCCCTTTAATTAGCGGGCAACCAAAGAAAACACTGGTGATTTTAGTGGTCGGAGAAACAGCCAGAGCAGAGAATTTTTCGTTGGGCGGCTATGAGCGGGAAACTAATCCTCGCTTACAAAAACAGGATGTTATCTATTTCCAAAAGGCCTCTTCTTGCGGAACAGAAACCGCGGTTTCCGTGCCCTGTATGTTCTCGAATATGTCGCGTAAAAATTATGATGCCACACTTGCCAGCCATCAGGAGGGCTTGATGGATATTCTTGCTCATGCCGGGTTGAATGTGTTGTGGCGGGAAAATGACGGTGGTTGCAAAGGTGCCTGTGACCGAATTCCTCACCAAGATGTGACTCAGTTACAATTAACTGTCGAGTGTGAAAATGGTGTCTGCTTAGACAATGCATTGCTCTACAAGTTAGATGATTATATCAATGGATTACAAGGTGATGCAGTCATTGTATTGCACCAAATGGGGAGCCATGGCCCCGCTTATCACCGCCGTTCCACAGCAGAAACACGTCAGTTTTCCCCAACCTGTGATAGCAACCAAATTCAAGATTGCACGTCACAGGAACTGGTAAATACGTATGACAACTCCATTCTTTACACTGATGCGATGCTCGATAGCACCGTTAAATTACTGCAACAACATAATAATAAATTTAACACCGCCCTGGTCTACCTCTCTGATCACGGTGAGTCATTAGGCGAAAATGGCCTGTATTTACACGGAACGCCCTACATGTTTGCCCCCAGCCAGCAGACACACATACCTTTTTTAATGTGGTTATCACCTGAATATACAAAAAACTATGGCATAAATCGCCAATGTGTAGCCGATAGCGCACAACATGATGAAATTTCGCAAGATAATCTCTTCCACACCCTATTGGGGATGATGAATATTCAAACTACTGAATATCAATCTGGAATGGATTTGCTACAGAAATGTCGAAGTGAAGGTTAG
- a CDS encoding DUF1289 domain-containing protein, translated as MAQQLEFFDIPSPCRGICQTDDRGFCRGCMRSRDERFNWMKMSDPQKRDVLRLCRQRLLRLQRANKQLDDPLPEQPSLF; from the coding sequence TTGGCTCAGCAACTTGAGTTTTTTGACATCCCCAGTCCGTGCCGTGGTATCTGTCAAACAGATGACCGTGGCTTTTGTCGTGGCTGCATGCGTAGCCGGGATGAGCGCTTTAATTGGATGAAAATGAGTGACCCACAAAAGCGGGATGTCCTGCGGTTATGCCGTCAACGCCTATTGCGCTTGCAGCGCGCCAATAAACAACTGGACGACCCATTGCCAGAACAGCCTTCATTATTCTGA
- a CDS encoding aldo/keto reductase yields MDTRSQLAPLGPEFSRMICGYWRLMEWGMTPEQLLAFIEQHIELGITTADHADIYGGYQCEQAFGQALRLKPSLRSQLELVSKCGIATTAKPEHALGHYITDRSHIIESAEQSLTHLHTDYLDLLLIHRPDPLMDADEVAEAFTQLHKSGKVKHFGVSNFSPAQFSLLQSRLPFSLVTNQVEISPLHQPAIVDGTLDACQQLRIKPMAWSCLGGGRLFSDPEFQTLRNELQAIADEIGAESIEQVVYAWVLRLPSAPLPIIGSGKIERVKTAWASLSLTMTRQQWFRIRRAALGYDVP; encoded by the coding sequence ATGGATACACGTAGCCAACTGGCTCCGCTAGGGCCTGAGTTTTCCCGCATGATTTGCGGATATTGGCGGCTGATGGAATGGGGCATGACACCGGAACAATTGCTAGCTTTTATCGAGCAACATATTGAATTGGGTATCACTACCGCTGACCACGCTGATATTTATGGCGGTTATCAATGCGAACAGGCATTCGGGCAAGCATTGCGCCTTAAACCCTCCCTGCGTAGCCAACTGGAATTAGTCAGTAAATGTGGTATTGCCACCACGGCTAAACCAGAACATGCGCTGGGGCATTATATTACGGATCGTTCTCATATTATTGAAAGTGCTGAACAATCTTTAACCCATCTGCACACAGATTATCTCGATTTATTGCTAATTCATCGGCCAGACCCATTGATGGATGCTGATGAAGTTGCTGAGGCATTCACTCAATTACACAAAAGCGGCAAAGTAAAACATTTTGGTGTTTCAAACTTTTCGCCTGCGCAATTCAGCTTGTTGCAGTCACGCCTGCCGTTTTCTCTGGTCACTAATCAGGTGGAAATTTCACCTCTGCACCAGCCAGCCATTGTGGATGGGACGCTGGATGCTTGCCAGCAGTTACGTATTAAGCCCATGGCATGGTCTTGTTTGGGCGGTGGTCGCTTGTTTAGTGATCCTGAATTCCAGACATTACGTAATGAGTTGCAGGCCATTGCTGATGAGATTGGCGCGGAAAGTATCGAACAAGTGGTGTATGCCTGGGTGCTGCGCTTACCTTCGGCACCATTACCCATTATTGGTTCCGGCAAGATAGAGCGCGTTAAAACCGCGTGGGCATCACTTTCCCTGACGATGACGCGGCAGCAGTGGTTCCGTATTCGCCGCGCCGCTTTGGGCTATGACGTGCCTTAA
- a CDS encoding FUSC family protein → MRLTLPSWRQTPWGKANAGQWRYALRNSLAMCLALWIAFALNLDEPYWAMTSAAVVSFPTVGGVISKSIGRVIGSLIGAAASLMIAGHCLNDPWLFTFVIAAWIALCTFVSNHYQNNVSYAFALAGYTTAIIAFSTVNTTDTQQIFDIAQARVCEVITGILCGGLMMMLLPSTSDGEALLTSLRRMQSRLLEHAELLWQTEQNPQIRTSHESLIGQILTMNLLRIQAFWSHYRLRRQNNVLNFILHRQLRITSVITSLRRMLANWPSPPENLPSVLAQLLTALQQPDCDRYQVAKILQHIAPHDEFDYRHRAFWLRLRHFCGLYLQVNRWLAQLDKEPESGVLSPPPVTSLARHTDTYEAAYNGLRTFACIVIGCAFWIHTQWSAGSAALALAAVSCVLYSATPSPTDSIATLVKAIVLLSISCFILKFGVMVQLDDFWQFAALLFPILITMQMMKLQHPAYASLWGQLIVFMGSFLSVTNPPSYDYQEFLNDNIGKLVGVMLAGVAFQLLRPSSDKRKSRRIIRMLRRDFIDQLSDHPQQNQNQFESLIYHRISQLNLSKDQLARLWLLRWGMVLLNCSHVVWQLRDWQTTSAPLSAVRDVCIHCLKGCMTEKGVQPSSLQATLQELQRMSAILGQYPDASGRELAGLIWRLYCSLTQLQLAVPGEENKVAPA, encoded by the coding sequence ATGCGCCTGACTCTCCCCTCGTGGCGGCAAACCCCGTGGGGTAAGGCTAATGCGGGTCAATGGCGTTACGCGCTGCGTAATTCGCTGGCCATGTGTTTGGCGCTGTGGATTGCATTTGCGCTGAATTTAGACGAACCCTACTGGGCGATGACGTCCGCGGCAGTGGTCAGTTTCCCCACCGTCGGTGGCGTGATAAGCAAAAGTATTGGCCGGGTCATTGGTAGTCTTATTGGCGCTGCGGCATCACTGATGATTGCCGGACATTGCCTCAATGACCCCTGGCTGTTTACCTTTGTCATTGCCGCCTGGATTGCCTTATGCACTTTTGTCTCAAATCACTATCAGAATAACGTTTCTTATGCTTTTGCGTTGGCGGGCTACACCACCGCCATCATTGCCTTTTCTACCGTCAACACCACTGATACCCAACAAATATTTGATATCGCCCAGGCCCGAGTCTGTGAAGTGATTACCGGCATTCTCTGTGGCGGCCTGATGATGATGCTACTGCCCAGCACCTCAGATGGCGAAGCGCTGCTGACATCATTGCGCCGGATGCAATCTCGCTTGCTGGAACATGCGGAATTATTATGGCAAACAGAACAAAATCCGCAGATTCGCACCTCGCATGAGAGCCTGATTGGGCAAATCCTCACCATGAATTTGCTGCGAATTCAGGCATTTTGGAGCCATTACCGCTTACGTCGGCAAAACAATGTATTGAATTTTATTCTGCATCGCCAATTACGTATCACCAGCGTGATTACCAGCTTACGCCGTATGCTAGCTAACTGGCCATCTCCACCAGAGAACTTGCCCAGCGTATTGGCGCAATTGCTCACGGCCTTACAGCAACCAGATTGTGATAGATATCAGGTCGCCAAGATCCTTCAGCACATTGCTCCCCATGATGAGTTTGATTATCGCCATCGAGCTTTCTGGTTACGATTGCGGCATTTCTGTGGGTTATATTTGCAAGTCAACCGCTGGTTAGCACAACTGGATAAAGAACCTGAAAGCGGCGTGTTGTCACCCCCTCCCGTGACCTCTCTCGCCCGACACACTGACACCTATGAGGCCGCCTATAATGGTCTGCGGACTTTTGCATGCATTGTTATTGGCTGCGCATTCTGGATACACACACAATGGAGCGCGGGCAGTGCCGCGCTGGCATTGGCGGCCGTGAGTTGCGTGCTCTACTCTGCCACCCCGTCGCCCACTGACAGCATTGCCACACTGGTGAAAGCCATTGTTTTACTCTCCATTAGCTGCTTTATCCTGAAATTTGGCGTAATGGTGCAACTTGATGATTTCTGGCAATTTGCCGCACTGCTATTCCCCATTTTAATCACCATGCAGATGATGAAACTCCAGCATCCAGCTTATGCATCCTTGTGGGGGCAATTGATTGTGTTTATGGGGTCATTCCTGAGTGTAACCAACCCGCCCAGCTATGATTATCAGGAATTTCTAAATGATAATATTGGCAAATTAGTTGGTGTGATGTTAGCTGGCGTGGCATTTCAGCTACTGCGCCCCAGCTCTGACAAACGTAAAAGTCGGCGAATTATTCGCATGCTGCGGCGTGATTTTATCGATCAACTCAGTGACCACCCACAACAAAATCAGAATCAATTTGAATCACTGATATATCACCGCATCAGTCAACTCAATCTCAGCAAAGATCAACTGGCCCGCCTGTGGCTGCTCCGCTGGGGAATGGTGCTGCTCAATTGTAGTCATGTGGTCTGGCAGTTGCGGGATTGGCAAACCACCTCTGCGCCACTGTCCGCCGTGCGAGATGTCTGCATTCATTGCTTAAAAGGGTGTATGACAGAGAAAGGTGTCCAGCCAAGTTCATTGCAAGCCACGTTACAGGAATTGCAACGAATGAGTGCTATTTTAGGACAATATCCGGATGCGTCGGGACGAGAACTGGCCGGGCTGATTTGGCGGCTGTATTGCTCGCTAACACAGCTCCAGTTGGCGGTGCCTGGCGAGGAGAATAAAGTTGCGCCAGCCTGA
- a CDS encoding efflux RND transporter periplasmic adaptor subunit, whose amino-acid sequence MNHQSLKYLSSVIVFALALCAGWWMWNYYMQSPWTRDGKVRAELVSITPEVSGRLVKILVHDNQLVSSGSLLFVIDPQPYQLALDNAQAAVIRAQAELAKANHEAERRRNLPKNIISGEDLDIANLTADSMKAAYQGAQANLEQAKWNLSKTRIYAPANGYITNLQTRVGNYATAGTPLVALIDTDSFYVMGYFEETKLRHIREGNEAKIVLYNGNIPLRGVVESIGRAIYDQSVDTSDSLLVDVKPNVPWVRLAQRVPVRIKLLDVPADVTLIAGTTCTISLVD is encoded by the coding sequence ATGAATCATCAGTCTCTTAAATACCTCTCTTCAGTTATCGTATTCGCCCTCGCACTCTGTGCCGGTTGGTGGATGTGGAATTATTATATGCAATCGCCCTGGACTCGCGATGGTAAAGTCCGGGCTGAATTAGTCAGCATCACGCCAGAAGTCTCCGGTCGGTTGGTTAAAATATTAGTTCATGATAACCAGTTGGTAAGTTCGGGCAGCCTATTATTTGTGATTGACCCACAACCCTATCAATTAGCTCTGGATAATGCCCAAGCGGCCGTTATCCGTGCTCAAGCCGAACTGGCCAAAGCCAATCATGAGGCCGAACGTCGCCGAAATTTACCCAAAAATATCATTTCAGGTGAAGATCTCGATATCGCCAACTTAACTGCGGACAGTATGAAAGCGGCGTATCAGGGGGCGCAAGCAAACCTCGAACAGGCCAAATGGAACCTCAGTAAAACCCGTATTTATGCGCCGGCCAATGGATATATCACTAATTTACAGACTCGCGTGGGTAACTACGCAACCGCGGGTACTCCATTAGTCGCGCTAATAGATACCGATTCATTCTATGTGATGGGTTATTTCGAAGAAACCAAGCTAAGACACATTAGAGAAGGTAATGAGGCCAAAATTGTTTTGTATAATGGCAACATTCCTTTACGGGGTGTGGTCGAAAGTATTGGTCGTGCTATTTATGACCAAAGTGTCGATACCAGCGATAGTTTGCTAGTGGACGTGAAACCTAATGTCCCGTGGGTGCGCCTGGCACAGCGGGTTCCAGTGAGGATTAAATTGCTGGATGTACCCGCCGATGTCACGCTGATTGCGGGCACCACCTGTACAATTTCTCTGGTGGATTAA
- a CDS encoding DUF1656 domain-containing protein: protein MYVSILSINAPMSDLVLGASIYFPPIFKAVMLGLVLWLLIHHVLRNWIYSGDIWHPILMDLSIFVIAVSVSLWILVSW from the coding sequence ATGTATGTATCTATATTATCCATAAATGCACCGATGTCAGACCTGGTTTTAGGTGCCTCTATCTATTTCCCGCCGATATTTAAGGCGGTTATGCTAGGTTTGGTGTTATGGCTACTGATCCATCATGTGCTACGGAATTGGATCTACTCTGGTGACATCTGGCATCCAATATTAATGGATCTGTCCATTTTTGTCATTGCGGTCAGTGTTTCTTTATGGATATTAGTCAGTTGGTAA
- the rovA gene encoding virulence master transcriptional regulator RovA (RovA (regulator of virulence A) is a MarR family transcriptional regulator.), which yields MESTLGSDLARLVRVWRALIDHRLKPLELTQTHWVTLHNINRLPPEQSQIQLAKAIGIEQPSLVRTLDQLEEKGLITRHTCANDRRAKRIKLTEQSSPIIEQVDGVICSTRKEILGGISPDEIELLSGLIDKLERNIIQLQSK from the coding sequence TTGGAATCGACATTAGGATCTGATTTAGCACGATTAGTTCGCGTTTGGCGCGCACTTATCGACCATCGGTTGAAACCGCTGGAGCTGACCCAAACGCATTGGGTTACCTTGCATAACATTAATCGTTTACCACCTGAGCAATCACAGATTCAACTGGCAAAAGCGATTGGTATCGAACAACCATCATTGGTTAGAACCTTAGATCAACTGGAGGAGAAAGGGCTAATCACACGCCATACTTGCGCAAATGATCGGCGTGCAAAGAGGATAAAACTGACGGAACAGTCTTCACCAATAATAGAGCAGGTTGATGGTGTTATCTGTTCCACTCGTAAAGAAATTCTTGGGGGAATTTCGCCAGATGAGATTGAATTATTATCTGGTTTGATTGATAAGCTCGAGAGAAACATTATTCAATTACAAAGTAAGTAA
- a CDS encoding glycine zipper 2TM domain-containing protein has protein sequence MIKPLIAVAIAAVTLTGCANNNTLSGDVFSASQAKQVQTVTYGTLLSVRPVTIQGGDDNNVMGAIGGAVLGGFLGNTVGGGTGRSLATAAGAVAGGMAGQGVQGAMNRTDGVQLEVRKDDGTTILVVQKQGPTRFSVGQRVMLASSGSTVTVSPR, from the coding sequence ATGATCAAGCCATTAATCGCCGTTGCTATTGCTGCGGTTACTCTGACCGGTTGTGCCAACAATAACACTTTATCGGGTGATGTTTTTAGTGCCTCACAAGCTAAGCAAGTACAAACCGTGACTTACGGTACATTGCTTTCAGTTCGTCCGGTCACTATTCAAGGTGGTGATGACAACAATGTGATGGGCGCTATTGGTGGTGCCGTGTTGGGTGGTTTCCTGGGTAATACTGTCGGCGGTGGTACTGGCCGTAGTCTGGCGACAGCAGCCGGTGCGGTTGCTGGTGGTATGGCAGGACAAGGGGTTCAGGGCGCAATGAACCGTACTGACGGCGTACAGCTTGAAGTACGTAAAGACGATGGCACCACTATTCTGGTTGTACAGAAGCAAGGCCCAACCCGCTTTAGCGTTGGTCAGCGCGTCATGCTCGCCAGCAGTGGCAGTACCGTGACGGTAAGTCCGCGCTAA
- the anmK gene encoding anhydro-N-acetylmuramic acid kinase: MKSGRFIGVMSGTSLDGIDVVLAAIDERMVAQQASHCHPMPLQLKKDILGMCQGQSTTLSAVGKLDAQLGILFAEAVLALLAKEGLTAQDITAIGCHGQTVWHEPLGEPAFTIQLGDNNRIAAMTKIATVGDFRRRDMAYGGQGAPLVPAFHHALLAHATERRMVLNIGGIANLSMLLPDLPVRGFDTGPGNMLMDAWIWRNRALPYDNDAAWALSGKVNQPLLELMFSDPYFAKPAPKSTGREYFNAGWLDKQLTKIPGIKPEDIQATLAELTALSIAEQVQLAGGCERLLVCGGGARNPLVMSRMSTLLPGTEVCVTDDFGVSGDDMEALAFAWLAFRTLSGKSGNLPSVTGASCETILGAVYPVSSR; encoded by the coding sequence ATGAAATCAGGCCGTTTTATTGGAGTGATGTCAGGAACCAGTCTGGATGGCATCGATGTGGTGCTGGCCGCCATTGATGAGCGCATGGTGGCTCAGCAGGCCAGCCATTGCCACCCGATGCCATTACAGCTAAAAAAAGACATTCTCGGCATGTGCCAAGGGCAGTCAACCACATTATCCGCAGTGGGGAAACTCGATGCCCAATTAGGGATATTATTTGCTGAGGCGGTGCTGGCTCTATTGGCCAAAGAGGGGTTGACAGCGCAAGACATCACGGCGATTGGTTGCCATGGGCAAACGGTATGGCATGAACCGCTGGGAGAACCTGCCTTTACGATACAATTAGGTGACAATAATCGCATTGCCGCCATGACGAAAATTGCCACAGTTGGGGATTTCCGTCGGCGGGATATGGCCTATGGCGGGCAGGGCGCGCCTCTGGTGCCAGCTTTCCATCATGCATTACTGGCCCATGCCACTGAACGGCGAATGGTTTTGAACATCGGTGGCATCGCAAACTTATCTATGCTCTTACCTGATTTACCGGTGCGGGGTTTTGACACCGGCCCGGGAAATATGCTGATGGACGCCTGGATTTGGCGTAATCGCGCGTTGCCTTATGATAACGATGCTGCTTGGGCCTTGTCAGGTAAGGTCAATCAACCGCTATTGGAACTGATGTTCAGTGACCCATACTTTGCGAAACCTGCGCCGAAAAGCACCGGGCGCGAGTATTTCAATGCTGGGTGGCTGGATAAGCAATTGACTAAAATTCCGGGGATAAAACCCGAAGATATCCAGGCGACACTCGCGGAGTTAACCGCACTTTCTATTGCTGAACAAGTCCAGTTGGCCGGGGGCTGTGAGCGGTTGCTGGTCTGCGGCGGCGGGGCGAGAAACCCCTTAGTTATGTCGCGGATGTCAACATTACTGCCCGGCACCGAAGTGTGTGTCACCGATGATTTTGGTGTCAGCGGCGATGATATGGAGGCGCTGGCATTCGCCTGGCTCGCATTTCGAACGCTATCGGGTAAATCGGGTAATTTGCCATCAGTGACCGGTGCCAGTTGCGAAACCATTTTAGGAGCAGTCTATCCTGTATCGTCACGATGA
- a CDS encoding MliC family protein, which translates to MNYLLRVTAVLGATAVFMLSGCSLVQPKNETLHYQCGTTKLKVMQDNKQDKVSLVLDGKQLSLPQVRAASGTKYSDGHYTFWSKGNTAFVERDEKVIINDCVLIK; encoded by the coding sequence ATGAACTATTTATTGAGAGTGACCGCAGTATTGGGCGCGACAGCCGTATTCATGTTGTCGGGGTGCAGTTTGGTGCAACCGAAGAATGAAACTTTACATTACCAATGTGGGACCACCAAACTGAAGGTCATGCAGGACAATAAACAAGATAAAGTCAGTTTGGTTTTAGATGGTAAACAGTTGAGCTTGCCGCAAGTGCGTGCGGCATCCGGCACTAAATACAGTGATGGGCATTATACTTTCTGGTCGAAAGGAAATACGGCTTTTGTTGAGCGTGACGAAAAGGTCATCATCAATGACTGTGTTTTGATCAAATAA
- the pdxH gene encoding pyridoxamine 5'-phosphate oxidase, with protein MTDNNEFDVADLRREYVRGGLRRSDLTENPLELFERWLKQACDARLPDPTAMCVATVDATGQPYQRIVLLKHYDDHGLVFYTNLGSRKAQQLAENPHISLLFPWHMLDRQVIFLGKAERLSTLEVLKYFSSRPKDSQIGAWVSQQSSRISARGVLESKFLELKQKFQQGDVPLPSFWGGFRVKFDSVEFWQGGEHRLHDRFIYQRDAEAWKIDRLAP; from the coding sequence ATGACTGACAATAATGAATTTGATGTTGCAGACTTGCGCCGTGAATATGTCCGTGGCGGTCTCCGTCGTAGTGATTTAACCGAAAATCCCTTGGAATTGTTTGAGCGCTGGCTAAAACAAGCCTGTGATGCGCGTTTGCCTGATCCGACGGCAATGTGCGTGGCAACCGTCGATGCTACTGGCCAGCCTTATCAGCGGATTGTGCTGCTAAAGCATTATGATGATCACGGTTTGGTGTTTTACACCAATTTGGGGAGTCGTAAAGCACAGCAATTAGCTGAAAACCCACATATTAGCTTGCTATTCCCCTGGCATATGCTGGACCGACAGGTCATTTTTCTGGGGAAAGCAGAGCGCCTTTCCACCCTCGAAGTGCTGAAATATTTCAGCTCCCGCCCCAAAGACAGCCAGATTGGCGCTTGGGTATCCCAGCAATCTTCGCGAATTTCCGCCCGTGGCGTGCTGGAAAGTAAATTTCTCGAGCTAAAACAAAAATTCCAGCAAGGTGACGTCCCGCTACCCAGCTTCTGGGGCGGATTCCGCGTTAAATTCGACTCCGTCGAGTTTTGGCAAGGGGGCGAACACCGCTTGCATGACCGTTTTATCTATCAACGGGATGCCGAAGCATGGAAAATTGACCGTTTAGCCCCTTGA
- the tyrS gene encoding tyrosine--tRNA ligase has product MTSSNLIKQLQERGLVAQVTDEDALVEKLAQGPISLYCGFDPTADSLHLGHLVPLLCLKRFQLAGHRPVALVGGATGMIGDPSFKASERKLNTEDTVNEWVEKIRRQVSPFLDFDCGENSAIAANNYDWFGGMNVLTFLRDIGKHFSVNQMINKEAVKQRLNRDDSGISFTEFSYNLLQAYDFACLNEAHGVALQIGGSDQWGNITSGIDLTRRLHQQQVYGLTVPLITKADGTKFGKTEGGAVWLDPKKTSPYKFYQFWINTADADVYRFLKFFTFMSLEEINSLEEEDKNSGKAPRAQYVLAENVTGMVHGEEGLAAAKRITASLFSGDLNEMTEADFAQLAQDGMPTIELSRDADLQQALVNAELVPSRGQARTMISSNAVALNGEKQSDPEYTFTESDRLFGRYTLLRRGKKHYCLISWL; this is encoded by the coding sequence ATGACCAGCAGCAACCTAATTAAACAATTGCAAGAGCGGGGCCTCGTTGCCCAGGTTACGGATGAAGACGCGTTAGTAGAGAAACTGGCGCAAGGGCCAATTTCACTGTATTGCGGTTTTGATCCGACCGCAGACAGCTTGCATTTAGGTCATCTGGTTCCGTTGTTGTGCCTAAAGCGTTTCCAACTGGCAGGGCATCGCCCGGTTGCTTTAGTTGGCGGCGCTACCGGTATGATAGGTGACCCAAGCTTTAAAGCCAGCGAACGTAAGCTGAATACTGAAGATACTGTGAATGAGTGGGTGGAGAAAATCCGTCGTCAGGTGTCCCCATTCCTGGATTTTGATTGTGGTGAAAACAGCGCCATTGCCGCTAATAACTACGATTGGTTTGGTGGCATGAATGTGCTGACTTTCCTGCGCGATATCGGCAAGCACTTCTCTGTTAATCAGATGATTAATAAAGAGGCGGTGAAGCAGCGCCTGAATCGTGATGATAGCGGCATTTCGTTTACTGAGTTTTCCTACAATCTGTTGCAAGCTTATGATTTTGCTTGCCTGAATGAAGCACACGGCGTGGCATTGCAAATCGGTGGTTCTGACCAATGGGGTAACATTACCTCCGGTATCGATTTGACTCGCCGTCTTCACCAGCAGCAGGTTTATGGCCTGACCGTTCCACTGATAACCAAAGCAGATGGCACCAAGTTTGGTAAAACCGAAGGCGGGGCAGTGTGGCTTGATCCGAAGAAAACCAGCCCTTACAAATTCTACCAATTCTGGATCAATACCGCAGATGCTGATGTTTATCGTTTCCTGAAATTCTTTACTTTCATGAGTCTGGAAGAGATCAACTCGCTGGAAGAAGAAGATAAAAACAGTGGTAAAGCGCCCCGCGCGCAGTATGTTCTGGCAGAAAATGTCACGGGCATGGTACATGGCGAGGAAGGTTTGGCCGCGGCGAAGCGCATTACTGCCAGCTTGTTCTCCGGTGATTTGAACGAAATGACCGAGGCTGATTTTGCTCAGTTGGCGCAAGATGGGATGCCCACCATTGAATTGAGCCGTGATGCGGATTTGCAACAGGCGTTGGTTAATGCCGAACTGGTTCCTTCCCGTGGTCAAGCGCGCACTATGATTAGCTCCAATGCTGTAGCCCTCAATGGTGAGAAGCAATCAGATCCGGAATACACTTTCACCGAGAGTGACCGTCTATTTGGGCGCTATACCTTATTGCGTCGCGGCAAAAAACATTATTGCCTGATTAGCTGGCTATAA